In Halopelagius longus, the following proteins share a genomic window:
- a CDS encoding copper-translocating P-type ATPase, with protein MDDHHHSDEREGTDDREEPRVEQSLVEDEAETDADAAAAEAEHPSGHGGGGHGHGGGHDEGHGHEGGHGDHGGMHEGHERMFRRRFFVCLALSIPVLLYSEALQGWLGFSVPAFPGSEWINPVFAVVVFAYGGVPFLRMAVPELRDRSPGMMTLISMAITVAFVYSLAGVVYPTTTAFFWELVTLVDIMLLGHWIEMRSVRRASSALDELAKLIPDTAERITDGGDTEEVRVSDLSAGDLVLVRPGANVPADGVVESGDSEVNEAMITGESRPVSKEPGDEVIGGTINGDGSLRVRITATGDETALAGIVRMVEEAQQSKSKTQMFADRAAGWLFYVAVASAAVTAAAWTVATSFGAPVIERAVTVLVIACPHALGLAIPLVVAINTSLAARNGILVRDRIAMERARELDTVIFDKTGTLTEGEQGVVDAATAGDLSGDEAFALAAAVEGDSEHMIAEAVREAAAERGVEPRSAAEFEALKGRGVRATVDGESVYVGGPNLLSHLDSDVPPELAEFAERAGENARTVVYLIREGEPVAAFALADVVREESYRVVEAFHELGIEVAMLTGDSEDVARAVADELGIDTVFAEVLPEDKDETVRELQSEGTLVAMVGDGVNDAPALTRADVGIAIGSGTDVAVQSADIVLVRNNPLDVVRFVKLSGASYRKMRENLVWAAGYNVFAIPLAAGVLAPVGIILSPAVGALLMSLSTVIVAINAQFLRRVDLDLPSLPGVPGSATPSPAD; from the coding sequence ATGGACGACCATCACCACTCCGACGAGCGTGAGGGAACCGACGATCGGGAGGAACCTCGTGTAGAGCAGTCCCTCGTCGAGGACGAAGCCGAGACCGACGCCGACGCCGCCGCGGCGGAGGCCGAACACCCGAGCGGTCACGGCGGGGGAGGACACGGTCACGGAGGCGGGCACGACGAGGGACACGGCCACGAGGGCGGGCACGGCGACCACGGCGGAATGCACGAGGGCCACGAGCGGATGTTCCGCCGTCGCTTCTTCGTCTGCCTCGCGCTCTCGATTCCGGTGTTGCTGTACAGCGAGGCGCTACAGGGGTGGCTCGGCTTCTCGGTCCCCGCGTTCCCGGGGAGCGAGTGGATAAATCCGGTGTTCGCCGTCGTCGTCTTCGCGTACGGCGGCGTTCCGTTCCTCCGGATGGCCGTCCCCGAACTCCGGGACCGTTCGCCGGGCATGATGACGCTCATCTCGATGGCCATCACCGTCGCGTTCGTCTACAGTCTCGCGGGCGTCGTCTACCCGACCACGACGGCGTTCTTCTGGGAACTCGTGACGCTCGTCGACATCATGCTCCTCGGCCACTGGATAGAGATGCGGAGCGTCCGCCGGGCGTCGAGCGCCCTCGACGAACTCGCCAAACTGATTCCCGACACCGCGGAGCGGATCACCGACGGCGGTGACACCGAGGAAGTCCGCGTGAGCGACCTCTCGGCGGGCGATTTGGTCCTCGTCCGCCCCGGCGCGAACGTGCCCGCCGACGGCGTGGTCGAGTCGGGCGACTCCGAGGTGAACGAGGCGATGATAACGGGCGAGTCGCGGCCGGTGTCGAAGGAACCGGGCGACGAGGTCATCGGCGGGACGATAAACGGCGACGGGAGCCTCCGCGTCCGAATCACCGCCACCGGCGACGAGACGGCCCTCGCCGGAATCGTGCGCATGGTCGAGGAGGCCCAGCAGAGCAAATCGAAGACGCAGATGTTCGCGGACCGCGCGGCGGGGTGGCTCTTCTACGTCGCGGTGGCGTCCGCCGCCGTCACCGCCGCCGCGTGGACCGTCGCCACCTCGTTCGGCGCGCCCGTCATCGAACGCGCGGTCACCGTCCTCGTCATCGCCTGCCCGCACGCGCTCGGACTCGCAATCCCGTTGGTCGTCGCCATCAACACGTCGCTGGCGGCGCGAAACGGGATACTCGTCCGCGACCGAATCGCCATGGAACGGGCGCGCGAACTCGACACGGTGATATTCGACAAGACGGGGACGCTCACCGAGGGCGAACAGGGCGTCGTGGACGCCGCGACGGCGGGCGACCTGAGCGGGGACGAGGCGTTCGCCCTCGCCGCGGCCGTCGAGGGCGACTCCGAGCACATGATAGCCGAGGCCGTCCGCGAGGCGGCGGCCGAACGCGGCGTCGAACCGCGGAGCGCCGCGGAGTTCGAAGCGCTGAAGGGACGCGGCGTCCGGGCGACGGTGGATGGAGAGTCCGTCTACGTCGGCGGGCCGAATCTCCTCTCGCACCTCGACAGCGACGTGCCGCCGGAACTGGCCGAGTTCGCCGAGAGGGCCGGCGAGAACGCGCGGACGGTCGTCTATCTGATTCGAGAGGGCGAACCGGTCGCCGCCTTCGCACTCGCGGACGTCGTGCGCGAGGAGAGCTACCGGGTCGTGGAGGCGTTTCACGAACTCGGCATCGAGGTGGCGATGCTCACCGGCGACTCCGAGGACGTCGCCCGCGCCGTCGCGGACGAACTCGGCATCGACACCGTCTTCGCAGAGGTGCTTCCCGAGGACAAAGACGAGACGGTGAGGGAACTGCAATCGGAGGGAACCCTCGTCGCGATGGTCGGCGACGGCGTCAACGACGCGCCCGCGCTCACCCGCGCGGACGTCGGCATCGCCATCGGGAGCGGAACCGACGTCGCGGTCCAGTCGGCGGACATCGTCCTCGTGCGGAACAACCCGCTCGACGTGGTCCGGTTCGTCAAACTCAGCGGGGCGAGTTACCGAAAGATGCGGGAGAACCTCGTCTGGGCCGCGGGCTACAACGTGTTCGCCATCCCCCTCGCGGCGGGCGTCCTCGCCCCGGTCGGCATCATCCTCTCGCCGGCAGTGGGTGCGCTCTTGATGTCCCTCAGCACGGTCATCGTCGCGATAAACGCCCAGTTCCTCCGCCGGGTGGACTTGGACCTCCCCTCCCTCCCCGGCGTCCCGGGCTCTGCCACCCCAAGTCCCGCGGACTGA
- a CDS encoding four-helix bundle copper-binding protein — protein sequence MSLADTASEIEHLNDKQRECLENCFEAAETCEWCADACAGEGEGMAKCIRLCRDVADLTTLHARFMARNSNYSEELAQVCAGACEECAAECEQHDADHCQLCAEVLRECAETCRQMASA from the coding sequence ATGTCCCTAGCAGACACCGCATCCGAAATCGAGCATCTGAACGACAAGCAACGCGAGTGCCTCGAGAACTGCTTCGAGGCCGCCGAAACGTGCGAGTGGTGCGCCGACGCCTGCGCCGGCGAGGGCGAGGGAATGGCGAAGTGTATCCGCCTCTGCCGCGACGTGGCGGACCTCACGACCCTCCACGCGCGCTTCATGGCGCGAAACTCCAACTACAGCGAGGAACTCGCCCAAGTCTGCGCCGGGGCTTGCGAGGAGTGCGCCGCGGAGTGTGAGCAACACGACGCCGACCACTGCCAACTCTGCGCGGAGGTTCTGCGGGAGTGCGCCGAAACCTGCCGGCAGATGGCGTCGGCGTAA
- a CDS encoding DUF7122 family protein, producing the protein MSDTEETTESEERPTNDGQRFDRLPETSEDRVVAGRPTREEVLAWWENRYGIPPETWDGHTFWEKGAGKIWAFADDVVSPSDVEGLGLRILRARQEHWKPSTNAVQRFGGAATENVVELDAERAARFVAGEDQEIEWDGDWGYLIAAHELVGEREPIGVGLFLHGELRSTVPKGRQEDLPTVE; encoded by the coding sequence ATGAGCGACACCGAGGAGACGACGGAGTCCGAGGAGCGACCGACGAACGACGGGCAACGGTTCGACCGCCTCCCCGAGACGTCCGAGGACCGCGTCGTCGCGGGCCGACCCACCCGCGAGGAAGTCCTCGCGTGGTGGGAGAACCGCTACGGAATCCCGCCGGAGACGTGGGACGGCCACACGTTCTGGGAGAAGGGCGCGGGCAAGATTTGGGCGTTCGCCGACGACGTGGTGAGTCCGTCCGACGTGGAGGGACTCGGCCTGCGCATCCTTCGCGCGCGGCAGGAACACTGGAAGCCCTCCACGAACGCCGTCCAGCGATTCGGCGGCGCGGCGACGGAGAACGTCGTCGAACTCGACGCCGAACGGGCGGCCCGGTTCGTCGCCGGGGAGGACCAAGAGATAGAGTGGGACGGCGACTGGGGCTACCTCATCGCCGCGCACGAACTCGTCGGCGAACGCGAACCCATCGGCGTCGGCCTGTTCCTCCACGGCGAACTCCGCTCTACGGTCCCGAAGGGTCGCCAAGAGGACCTGCCGACCGTCGAGTGA
- a CDS encoding RsmB/NOP family class I SAM-dependent RNA methyltransferase produces MNPLKRYAPLVDDEEAFLAACERPLPSVVRVNTIETTVERARAALDAEGVAYEPTDWHPGILKLDERGPGTSWPYFHGWLHGQEEVSSLPAIALDPQPGDVVWDACAAPGSKTTQLAALMDDEGTLVGNDNNLGRLSALRHNAERLGVSNLVVTNQDARNFSLKPFGEGTDDPAAFEEFDKALVDAPCSCEGTIRKNPDALDKWTMDHVHSVAGIQKGILRRAVQATREGGTVVYSTCTFAPEENEAVLDHVLDEEACELVEWDAPDGFETAPGVTEWDEEEYDPSVELAHRVYPHHNDTGGFFCAKLEVTA; encoded by the coding sequence ATGAACCCGCTCAAGCGGTACGCGCCGCTCGTGGACGACGAGGAGGCCTTCTTGGCCGCCTGCGAGCGGCCGCTCCCGTCGGTCGTTCGCGTCAACACCATCGAGACGACGGTGGAACGCGCGCGGGCGGCCCTCGACGCCGAGGGCGTCGCCTACGAACCGACGGACTGGCACCCGGGCATCCTCAAACTCGACGAACGCGGGCCGGGCACGTCGTGGCCGTACTTCCACGGGTGGCTCCACGGGCAGGAGGAGGTGTCCTCGCTGCCGGCCATCGCGTTAGACCCTCAGCCCGGCGACGTCGTCTGGGACGCCTGCGCCGCCCCCGGAAGCAAGACGACGCAGTTGGCCGCCCTGATGGACGACGAGGGGACGCTCGTCGGCAACGACAACAATCTCGGACGCCTCTCGGCGTTGCGCCACAACGCCGAGCGACTCGGCGTCTCGAACCTCGTGGTGACGAACCAGGACGCGCGGAACTTCTCCTTGAAGCCGTTCGGCGAGGGGACGGACGACCCGGCGGCGTTCGAGGAGTTCGATAAAGCGTTAGTGGACGCCCCCTGCTCCTGCGAGGGGACGATTCGGAAGAACCCCGACGCCCTCGATAAGTGGACGATGGACCACGTCCACAGCGTCGCGGGCATCCAGAAGGGCATCCTCCGGCGCGCGGTGCAGGCGACGCGCGAGGGCGGCACCGTCGTCTACTCCACCTGCACTTTCGCGCCGGAGGAGAACGAAGCCGTCCTCGACCACGTTCTCGACGAGGAGGCGTGCGAACTCGTCGAGTGGGACGCCCCCGATGGGTTCGAGACGGCCCCCGGCGTCACCGAGTGGGACGAGGAGGAGTACGACCCGAGCGTCGAACTCGCCCACCGCGTCTACCCCCACCACAACGACACGGGCGGGTTCTTCTGCGCGAAACTGGAGGTGACGGCATGA
- a CDS encoding proteasome assembly chaperone family protein: MAHINVFAKDVSLSEPTLIEGLPGVGLVGKIAADHIVEQFEMSHYANVHCDGVPRVAVYEEGDPTLRSPVRLYADEERNLLVLQSDVPIRPDSAAELADCLSNWFDDESILPVFLSGIPREQSGDVPDLYGVGVGGGAQMLADADIGEPAEAGLVSGPTGALLNDAVERERTAVGLVVESDPQFPDPAAARVVLKNGIEPLTGVEIPADDLVDHAEDIREAKERLAKRMQSADEESTQARPLGMYQ, encoded by the coding sequence ATGGCCCACATAAACGTGTTCGCGAAGGACGTGTCGCTTTCGGAACCGACGCTGATAGAGGGGCTTCCGGGCGTCGGACTCGTCGGGAAGATAGCCGCAGACCACATCGTCGAGCAGTTCGAGATGAGCCACTACGCGAACGTCCACTGCGACGGGGTCCCGCGGGTCGCGGTGTACGAGGAGGGCGACCCGACGCTCCGGTCGCCGGTCAGACTGTACGCGGACGAGGAGCGGAACCTCCTCGTCCTGCAGAGCGACGTGCCCATCCGACCGGACTCGGCGGCCGAACTCGCCGACTGCCTCTCGAACTGGTTCGACGACGAGTCGATTCTGCCCGTCTTCCTCTCCGGCATCCCGAGAGAGCAGTCCGGCGACGTGCCGGACCTGTACGGCGTCGGCGTCGGCGGCGGGGCGCAGATGCTCGCGGACGCGGACATCGGCGAACCCGCGGAGGCGGGCCTCGTCTCCGGACCGACCGGCGCGTTACTCAACGACGCGGTCGAACGCGAGCGGACCGCGGTGGGTCTGGTAGTGGAGTCGGACCCGCAGTTCCCGGACCCCGCCGCCGCCCGCGTCGTCCTGAAAAACGGCATCGAACCGCTCACGGGGGTCGAGATTCCGGCGGACGACCTCGTGGACCACGCCGAGGACATCCGCGAGGCGAAGGAGCGACTGGCCAAGCGCATGCAGAGCGCCGACGAGGAGAGCACGCAGGCCCGACCGCTCGGGATGTACCAGTAA
- a CDS encoding nucleotide exchange factor GrpE, producing MTEDASEPADGATEEAETTASQTDAPPTDAEANDTAAGTDDGSGESPKAEDAEAAETEDNLAARVAAYDEELAAEVESLQRRVSELESELDSSNEEVEDLSSRLKRTQADFQNYKKRAKKKQEQIRERATEDFVERVVKVRDNLIRALEQDEDADIRPGIESTLEEFDRILDSENVSTIDPEPGTDVDPTRHEVMMRVDSDQPEGTVADVYQPGYEMAEKVIREAQITVSTGESDE from the coding sequence ATGACCGAAGATGCTTCCGAACCGGCGGACGGTGCGACCGAGGAGGCCGAGACGACGGCGTCTCAGACGGACGCCCCGCCGACGGACGCGGAGGCGAACGACACGGCGGCCGGGACCGACGACGGCTCCGGGGAGTCCCCGAAGGCGGAGGACGCGGAGGCGGCGGAAACGGAGGATAACCTCGCCGCGCGCGTCGCGGCCTACGACGAGGAACTGGCGGCGGAAGTCGAGTCGCTCCAGCGCCGCGTCTCGGAGTTGGAGTCCGAACTCGACTCCTCGAACGAGGAGGTCGAGGACCTCTCCTCGCGCCTGAAGCGCACGCAGGCGGACTTCCAGAACTACAAGAAGCGCGCGAAGAAGAAACAGGAGCAGATTCGAGAGCGCGCCACCGAGGACTTCGTCGAACGCGTCGTGAAGGTGCGCGACAACCTCATCCGCGCCCTCGAACAGGACGAGGACGCAGACATCCGACCGGGAATCGAATCGACGCTCGAAGAGTTCGACCGCATCCTCGATTCGGAGAACGTCTCGACCATCGACCCCGAACCCGGAACCGACGTCGATCCGACGCGCCACGAGGTGATGATGCGCGTCGACAGCGACCAACCGGAGGGAACCGTCGCCGACGTCTACCAACCCGGGTACGAGATGGCCGAGAAGGTCATCCGCGAGGCGCAGATAACCGTCAGCACCGGCGAGAGCGACGAGTAA
- a CDS encoding alpha/beta fold hydrolase — translation MEFSVFGEARDDDLLCVLGWGNRPEHDHVSWLVEALVEAGYRVHAVTLPTNPWHFEDQLLAPVRTYAREHDVDLALSHSTGGLVAAHLADDVDVRNVFLSPWWGTAPVEGAASVVLPLLLRIPTAKRLLRFDRDPSVIGELVTEAQFEEAVPDAASPAFLRTIVDAQSRLPPFDEDDAVFCSLSDRVVSVRAIGDRTPAANLRPYDGGHEFFASPGRESVLEDVLAALEEGPEAIRRD, via the coding sequence ATCGAGTTCTCCGTCTTCGGCGAGGCACGCGACGACGACCTCCTCTGCGTCCTCGGGTGGGGAAACCGCCCGGAACACGACCACGTCTCGTGGCTCGTAGAGGCCCTCGTCGAGGCGGGCTACCGCGTCCACGCGGTGACGCTCCCGACGAACCCGTGGCACTTCGAGGACCAACTCCTCGCGCCGGTCCGGACGTACGCGCGCGAACACGACGTCGACCTCGCGTTGAGTCACAGCACCGGCGGACTCGTCGCCGCGCACCTCGCCGACGACGTCGACGTGCGAAACGTCTTCCTGAGTCCGTGGTGGGGGACGGCACCGGTCGAGGGCGCCGCGTCGGTGGTTCTTCCCCTCCTGCTTCGGATACCGACCGCGAAACGACTGCTCCGGTTCGACCGCGACCCCTCCGTCATCGGCGAGTTGGTGACCGAAGCGCAGTTCGAGGAGGCCGTCCCGGACGCGGCCTCGCCCGCGTTCCTGCGGACGATTGTGGACGCCCAGTCGCGCCTCCCGCCGTTCGACGAGGACGATGCGGTGTTCTGTTCGCTCTCGGACCGCGTGGTGAGCGTCCGCGCCATCGGCGACCGGACGCCCGCGGCGAACCTGCGTCCGTACGACGGCGGCCACGAGTTCTTCGCCTCCCCCGGTCGGGAGTCCGTCCTCGAAGACGTTCTCGCGGCACTCGAAGAGGGGCCCGAGGCGATTCGCCGGGACTGA
- the dnaK gene encoding molecular chaperone DnaK: MASNKILGIDLGTTNSAFAVMEGGDPEIIVNSEGDRTTPSVVAFTEDDERLVGKPAKNQAIQNPERTIRSIKRHMGEDDYTVEIDGEDYTPEQISAMILQKIKRDAEDYLGDEVEKAVITVPAYFNDRQRQATKDAGEIAGFEVERIINEPTAASMAYGLDDDSDQTVLVYDLGGGTFDVSVLDLGGGVYEVVATNGDNDLGGDDWDEAIIDWLAEEFENNHGIDLREDRQALQRLKDAAEEAKIELSSRKETTINLPFITATDSGPVHLEEKLSRAKFESLTSDLIDRTVGPTEQALEDAGYSKDDIDEVILVGGSTRMPQVHEKVEEMLGSEPKKNVNPDEAVALGAAIQGGVLGGEVDDIVLLDVTPLSLGIEVKGGLFERLIEKNTTIPTEESKIFTTAADNQTSVQVRVFQGEREIAEENELLGEFQLTGIPPAPAGTPQIEVGFNIDENGIVNVEAEDKGSGNAESITIEGGAGLSDEEIEQMQQEAEQHAEEDKERRERIEARNEAESAIQRADTLLEENEEEVPEDVVADVEDAIDEVEAVLEDDDATKEELEDATEALSKELQEIGKQMYQEQAQAGAGGAGAGGAGGMGGAGPGGAGPGGAGGAGAADGDEYVDADFEDVDEDED, encoded by the coding sequence ATGGCGAGCAACAAGATTCTCGGTATCGACCTCGGTACCACGAACAGTGCGTTCGCGGTGATGGAGGGCGGCGACCCCGAAATCATCGTGAACTCCGAGGGCGACCGGACCACACCCTCCGTGGTCGCGTTCACCGAGGACGACGAGCGTCTCGTGGGGAAACCGGCGAAGAATCAGGCCATCCAGAACCCGGAGCGCACGATTCGTTCTATCAAGCGCCACATGGGTGAGGACGACTACACCGTCGAAATCGACGGTGAGGACTACACGCCGGAGCAGATTTCGGCGATGATTCTCCAGAAGATAAAGCGCGACGCCGAGGACTACCTGGGCGACGAAGTGGAGAAGGCCGTCATCACGGTTCCGGCGTACTTCAACGACCGCCAGCGTCAGGCGACGAAGGACGCGGGCGAAATCGCCGGCTTCGAGGTCGAACGCATCATCAACGAACCGACCGCCGCGTCGATGGCGTACGGGCTCGACGACGACTCCGACCAGACCGTCCTCGTGTACGACCTCGGCGGCGGGACGTTCGACGTTTCCGTCTTGGACCTCGGCGGCGGCGTCTACGAAGTGGTCGCGACGAACGGGGACAACGACCTCGGTGGCGACGACTGGGACGAGGCCATCATCGACTGGTTGGCCGAGGAGTTCGAGAACAACCACGGCATCGACCTCCGCGAGGACCGACAGGCCCTCCAGCGTCTGAAGGACGCCGCCGAGGAGGCGAAGATAGAGCTCTCCTCGCGGAAGGAGACGACCATCAACCTCCCGTTCATCACGGCGACCGACTCCGGTCCGGTCCACCTCGAGGAGAAACTGTCGCGCGCGAAGTTCGAGTCTCTCACCTCCGACCTCATCGACCGGACGGTCGGCCCGACGGAGCAAGCCCTCGAAGACGCGGGCTACTCGAAGGACGACATCGACGAGGTCATCCTCGTCGGCGGTTCGACCCGGATGCCGCAGGTCCACGAGAAGGTCGAGGAGATGCTCGGGTCGGAACCGAAGAAGAACGTCAACCCCGACGAGGCCGTCGCACTCGGCGCGGCCATCCAAGGCGGCGTCCTCGGCGGCGAAGTCGACGACATCGTTCTGCTCGACGTGACGCCGCTGTCGCTCGGTATCGAGGTGAAGGGCGGTCTCTTCGAGCGTCTCATCGAGAAGAACACCACCATCCCGACCGAGGAGTCGAAGATATTCACCACGGCGGCGGACAACCAGACGTCCGTGCAGGTCCGCGTCTTCCAGGGCGAGCGCGAAATCGCCGAGGAGAACGAACTGCTCGGCGAGTTCCAGTTGACGGGCATCCCGCCGGCGCCGGCCGGAACGCCGCAGATCGAGGTCGGCTTCAACATCGACGAGAACGGCATCGTCAACGTCGAAGCCGAGGACAAAGGCTCCGGTAACGCCGAGTCCATCACCATCGAGGGCGGCGCGGGCCTCTCCGACGAGGAGATAGAGCAGATGCAGCAGGAGGCCGAACAGCACGCCGAGGAGGACAAAGAGCGCCGCGAGCGCATCGAAGCCCGCAACGAGGCCGAGAGCGCCATCCAGCGCGCCGACACCCTCCTCGAAGAGAACGAGGAGGAGGTCCCCGAGGACGTCGTCGCGGACGTCGAGGACGCCATCGACGAGGTGGAGGCCGTCCTCGAAGACGACGACGCCACGAAGGAGGAACTCGAAGACGCGACGGAAGCGCTCTCGAAGGAACTCCAAGAGATCGGCAAGCAGATGTACCAAGAACAGGCCCAAGCGGGCGCCGGCGGTGCGGGTGCCGGCGGCGCGGGCGGTATGGGCGGCGCAGGCCCCGGCGGTGCGGGCCCCGGTGGCGCGGGCGGCGCCGGTGCCGCCGACGGCGACGAGTACGTCGACGCCGACTTCGAGGACGTGGACGAGGACGAGGACTGA
- the dnaJ gene encoding molecular chaperone DnaJ, with translation MSEDFYDVLGVSRDASEDEIKKAYRKKASQYHPDVSDEPDAEEKFKKVKKAKEVLTDDEKRQMYDQMGHDRFEQAEKRGGVGGGGAGGMGGMGGMGGGGQNPFEDIFSQFFGGGGGGRGQRRNQPRQGRDLRTRVSLDLDEAYEGVEKQFTVARPERCPECDGEGHPPDADVTTCPQCNGRGQQTTVRDTALGRVQQTQTCPHCGGEGQTYSETCPECNGDGTVRNEATLSVDIPAGIRDGQTLRMEREGAPGENGGPNGDLLIEVSVRDHEEFDREGDDLYHHHAISFPQAVFGDTVTVPTVDGQAELDVPEGTQSGETFRLKGKGMPHLRGRGRGDLYVQVQVVTPEELNEDQREALEAFAEAGGEEVDVKQGFFEKIKNSF, from the coding sequence ATGAGCGAGGACTTCTACGACGTGCTCGGGGTCTCGCGGGACGCCAGCGAGGACGAGATAAAGAAGGCGTATCGGAAGAAAGCGTCACAGTACCACCCGGACGTCTCCGACGAACCCGACGCCGAGGAGAAGTTCAAGAAGGTCAAGAAGGCCAAGGAGGTACTGACCGACGACGAGAAGCGGCAGATGTACGACCAGATGGGTCACGACCGCTTCGAGCAAGCCGAGAAACGCGGCGGCGTCGGCGGCGGCGGCGCGGGCGGTATGGGCGGCATGGGCGGTATGGGCGGCGGCGGCCAGAACCCCTTCGAGGACATCTTCAGCCAGTTCTTCGGCGGCGGGGGCGGCGGCCGCGGCCAACGCCGCAACCAACCGCGACAGGGGCGGGACCTCCGCACCCGCGTCTCCTTGGACCTCGACGAGGCGTACGAGGGCGTCGAGAAGCAGTTCACCGTCGCGCGTCCGGAACGCTGTCCGGAGTGCGACGGCGAGGGTCACCCCCCGGACGCCGACGTGACCACCTGCCCGCAGTGTAACGGCCGCGGGCAACAGACCACCGTCCGCGACACCGCACTCGGCCGCGTCCAGCAGACGCAGACGTGTCCCCACTGCGGCGGCGAGGGACAGACGTACAGCGAGACGTGTCCCGAGTGTAACGGCGACGGGACCGTCCGCAACGAGGCGACCCTGTCGGTGGACATCCCCGCGGGCATCCGCGACGGCCAGACCCTGCGGATGGAACGCGAGGGCGCGCCCGGCGAGAACGGCGGGCCGAACGGCGACCTTCTCATCGAGGTGTCCGTCCGCGACCACGAGGAGTTCGACCGCGAGGGCGACGACCTGTACCACCACCACGCCATCTCCTTCCCGCAGGCCGTCTTCGGCGACACCGTCACGGTGCCGACGGTGGACGGACAGGCCGAACTGGACGTCCCCGAGGGCACCCAAAGCGGCGAGACGTTCCGCCTAAAGGGTAAGGGGATGCCCCACCTCCGCGGCCGCGGCCGCGGCGACCTGTACGTGCAGGTGCAGGTCGTCACGCCCGAGGAACTCAACGAGGACCAACGCGAGGCGCTCGAAGCGTTCGCCGAGGCCGGCGGCGAGGAAGTCGACGTAAAGCAGGGCTTCTTCGAGAAGATCAAGAACTCCTTCTGA
- a CDS encoding cupin, which produces MIRVPPDRERTSYTTADYEDADSVGGGLCSLRDELDCESLGFSVLKADPGWVGKEHDHADEGHEEVYFLVEGEASLTVDGVEGTSTSNRISSGDGEEIRMEAGDAVRVSPDATRQSENGPFESTFVLAGAP; this is translated from the coding sequence TTGATTCGCGTCCCGCCAGACCGTGAGCGTACGTCGTACACGACTGCCGATTACGAAGATGCGGACTCCGTCGGCGGGGGCCTGTGCTCCCTCCGGGACGAACTCGACTGCGAGAGCCTCGGATTCTCCGTTCTGAAGGCGGACCCCGGATGGGTCGGGAAGGAACACGACCACGCCGACGAGGGCCACGAGGAGGTGTACTTCCTCGTGGAGGGCGAGGCGTCGCTGACCGTAGACGGAGTCGAGGGAACCTCGACAAGCAACCGGATTTCGTCCGGCGACGGCGAGGAGATTCGGATGGAGGCGGGCGACGCGGTGCGCGTCTCCCCCGACGCGACGCGCCAGTCGGAGAACGGACCGTTCGAGAGCACGTTCGTCCTCGCCGGCGCGCCCTGA